In Chlamydiota bacterium, the genomic window CACTCAATGAACGACTGGACGTTCGTAAGTTAAAGAAGAAAGCCGTGATAGAATACGCTAACCTATTTGACCGCAGGGGCCTGCTAAAAAGGGTCAGGGAGATTTTATGATTGAAAAAAGACAAGTTCAAAACCTCGCTGACCGCTGGCAGACAACAACCGATAACGTTGTTCGTGAGTATTTTCAACAGTTATTTCTTTCGAAGCTTTACCAGGAAAAACGCTCTGAATGCCTTCTTTTTAAGGGAGGTACAGCTTTACGAATTATCTGGCACAGTCCTCGGTTCTCTGAGGACCTTGACTTTACGGGTGTAGGCATCACCCTCAAAGATATTGAGACTCTGATGGAGGAATCTCTTACAAAGATAGAAATGGAGGGGATCGAAACTGAAATTGCAGAGTCAAAAAAAACATCCGGCGGATATCTTTCGATATTTCAATTTAAGACCAGCGAATACGTGAGCCAGATCCAAATTGAAATCTCGTTACGCGGCAACAAAAAAGAATCAGGGACAGCAGCACTCATTCAGCCTGAACTTGCTATGCCTTATATGATGGTTCATCTTCAGGAGCCTCTTCTTGTCGCCGAAAAAATTCAGGCTTGTCTGACCCGTGGGAAGGCACGAGATTTTTATGACATTTATTTTATTTTTCGTAGCCGTATGGCCTTTAAAGAGTCGTTTATCCAAGACAAGCAACTGAAGACGAAAATTCTAAAGGCCGTCGAATCCGAAAAACTAGATTTCAAACGCGAACTCAAAACATTTC contains:
- a CDS encoding nucleotidyl transferase AbiEii/AbiGii toxin family protein; the encoded protein is MIEKRQVQNLADRWQTTTDNVVREYFQQLFLSKLYQEKRSECLLFKGGTALRIIWHSPRFSEDLDFTGVGITLKDIETLMEESLTKIEMEGIETEIAESKKTSGGYLSIFQFKTSEYVSQIQIEISLRGNKKESGTAALIQPELAMPYMMVHLQEPLLVAEKIQACLTRGKARDFYDIYFIFRSRMAFKESFIQDKQLKTKILKAVESEKLDFKRELKTFLPVNQHIIIKNFPSALVTEIKRNLA